Proteins from one Aureimonas sp. SA4125 genomic window:
- a CDS encoding IS256 family transposase, producing MTEDRLPLAELFAKAGDGDFLRTIAESVMQLLMEVDVEGMIGAGRHERTQERATYRNGYRDRSLDTRLGSLQLRIPKLRQGSYFPPFLEPRKLSEKALVAVIQEAWISGVSTRRVDDLVQAMGLSGIGKSTVSKLCKDIDERVGGFLDRPLTGDWPYLWLDATYLKQREGGRIVSVAAIIAVAVNTDGKREIVGLHIGPSEAETFWSSFLKSLVRRGLSGVKLVISDAHEGLKAAIRRVFSASWQRCRVHWMRNALSYVPKAQQSMAAAALRQAFAQPDRASASQALRHVADQLRGKCPKLGAFIDNSETDVLAHMDFPSQHRTRIHSTNSLERLNKEVKRRADVVGIFPNEGSIIRLIGAVLLEANDEWQIQNRYMQTEPMADLMAMGNTAKPEQISTEVA from the coding sequence ATGACCGAGGACAGACTACCGCTTGCCGAGCTTTTTGCGAAAGCCGGGGACGGCGATTTCCTGAGAACGATAGCCGAGAGCGTGATGCAGCTCCTTATGGAGGTCGACGTTGAAGGCATGATCGGCGCCGGGCGCCACGAACGGACGCAGGAACGGGCGACTTATCGCAATGGCTACCGCGACCGCTCGCTCGACACGCGGCTCGGCTCGTTGCAGCTTCGGATACCCAAGCTTCGGCAGGGCAGCTACTTCCCGCCGTTCCTGGAGCCGAGAAAGCTCTCGGAGAAGGCCTTGGTTGCCGTCATTCAGGAAGCTTGGATCAGCGGCGTTTCCACCCGGCGGGTCGACGATCTGGTACAGGCCATGGGGCTGTCGGGGATCGGCAAGAGCACCGTATCGAAGCTGTGCAAAGACATCGACGAACGCGTCGGCGGCTTCCTCGACCGTCCTCTCACTGGCGACTGGCCCTACCTCTGGCTGGATGCGACCTACCTGAAGCAGCGCGAGGGTGGACGCATCGTTTCGGTCGCCGCCATAATCGCCGTGGCCGTGAACACGGACGGCAAGCGCGAGATCGTCGGCCTTCACATCGGCCCCTCGGAAGCGGAGACGTTTTGGTCGAGCTTCCTCAAGAGCCTCGTGCGCCGCGGCCTGTCCGGCGTGAAGCTCGTGATCTCGGATGCTCACGAAGGGCTGAAAGCCGCCATTCGCCGGGTGTTCAGCGCCTCCTGGCAGCGCTGCCGGGTGCATTGGATGCGCAACGCCCTGTCGTATGTCCCGAAGGCGCAGCAGAGCATGGCGGCGGCCGCGCTGCGCCAAGCCTTCGCCCAGCCCGATCGTGCTAGCGCCAGCCAGGCGCTGCGCCACGTCGCCGACCAGCTTCGGGGAAAGTGTCCAAAGCTCGGGGCCTTCATCGACAACAGCGAGACCGACGTGCTGGCGCACATGGATTTTCCCAGTCAGCACCGGACCCGGATCCATTCGACGAATTCCCTGGAGCGCCTGAACAAGGAGGTGAAGCGGCGTGCCGACGTCGTCGGAATCTTCCCGAACGAGGGATCCATCATCCGGCTCATCGGCGCCGTCCTTCTCGAGGCCAACGACGAATGGCAGATCCAGAACCGCTACATGCAGACCGAACCCATGGCCGACCTCATGGCCATGGGCAACACTGCAAAACCCGAACAGATTTCCACCGAAGTCGCCTGA
- a CDS encoding type I restriction enzyme HsdR N-terminal domain-containing protein: MTASATPFNVGISTTSADTTAQSEVLRQSDLPAVSADLPIDIEERDPRTGAGLGTWQRFTLSHYKLDAEQYDLPRNAIAFCAKSTPVKDITGHYLRTRAEQNNPVRGFHHIVLIEADYLDARVNEQRDDFPTIPYEIPSGDLFSSETLSYADIHEALDQVIDKLVAPADWKKDQVLDEATNQFGISEAMLQDTKTRIVYGDSAQSVAERVLTKYQLAAIDETAAIFNLKEEIITAEPDSDEFRNKINELSWKYTSSLKNIDMANLSQLAVRRAAIVDILALACGKKLAMQDSSNGTRRKDEQIIHSIFFPMRKDSTESKDHDIWLLSEEYQYYDYIASDMPLANIKWNDDTNVFQNDIDCLLEKVLHKRNAENGGKRPDIAIFSKEGSAIIVEFKAPGISTDEHIGDLSEMRSCSQQNLAENLINFTDILSVTV, from the coding sequence GTGACCGCCTCAGCCACACCTTTCAATGTCGGAATTTCCACCACGAGCGCGGACACTACCGCTCAGAGCGAAGTGCTGCGACAAAGCGACTTACCGGCAGTAAGCGCTGATCTTCCTATCGACATCGAAGAACGCGACCCAAGAACGGGCGCGGGCCTCGGCACATGGCAAAGATTTACTCTGTCGCACTATAAACTTGATGCTGAACAATATGATCTTCCAAGAAACGCAATTGCCTTCTGCGCCAAGTCAACGCCCGTAAAAGACATTACAGGACACTACCTTCGAACGCGTGCGGAGCAAAACAACCCAGTTCGCGGCTTCCATCACATCGTGCTTATCGAGGCCGATTATTTGGATGCACGCGTTAACGAGCAGCGCGACGATTTCCCAACGATCCCGTATGAGATTCCGAGCGGCGACCTTTTTTCTTCCGAAACGCTTTCTTATGCAGATATTCATGAGGCGCTCGACCAGGTTATTGATAAGCTCGTCGCGCCCGCTGACTGGAAGAAAGACCAGGTGCTAGACGAGGCAACCAACCAATTCGGCATCAGTGAAGCGATGCTTCAAGACACCAAGACCCGCATTGTTTATGGCGACTCGGCGCAATCGGTTGCAGAACGTGTGTTGACAAAATACCAGCTGGCCGCCATCGACGAGACTGCAGCAATTTTCAACCTCAAGGAAGAGATTATTACAGCAGAGCCGGATTCCGACGAATTCAGGAATAAAATCAACGAACTCTCATGGAAATATACCTCGTCTTTAAAAAACATTGATATGGCAAATCTGTCACAACTTGCGGTAAGACGCGCGGCGATTGTGGATATTCTAGCTCTTGCCTGTGGAAAGAAATTGGCAATGCAGGATTCATCAAATGGCACCCGCCGCAAGGACGAGCAAATAATTCACAGTATCTTCTTCCCAATGCGAAAAGATAGCACTGAATCAAAAGATCATGACATTTGGCTCCTAAGCGAAGAGTATCAATATTACGACTATATAGCCTCGGACATGCCTCTAGCAAATATCAAATGGAATGATGATACAAATGTCTTTCAAAATGATATTGATTGCCTACTTGAAAAAGTTCTCCATAAACGAAATGCAGAAAACGGCGGGAAACGCCCCGATATAGCGATCTTTAGCAAAGAGGGCTCTGCCATCATAGTAGAGTTTAAGGCTCCAGGCATCTCAACAGATGAACACATCGGCGATCTATCGGAGATGCGCAGTTGCTCGCAGCAAAATCTGGCGGAAAACTTAATAAATTTTACGGATATCTTATCGGTGACAGTATAA
- a CDS encoding DEAD/DEAH box helicase produces the protein MTHTSFSTLGLSDVLLTALARAEITTPTPIQAQAIPVVLEGKDVLAIAQTGTGKTAAFALPVIDALLKSGRRAQPKTPVAVFLAPTRELASQIADSVKNLLAGTPLRQHVIFGGVSARPQIEAMRRGVDIVIATPGRLLDLVDQQALSLGSVEHIVLDEADRMLDMGFVRDVMRIVKSLPTKRQSLLFSATMPQNVEALAAKILKNPVRVEVTPEIVTVEKIDQSAYLVPQKAKKHWLVKHLANPALDKVVVFTRTKHGANRLSEDLIKAGIDSAAIHGNKSQAARQKALAAFHAGETRVLVATDIVARGIHVNDISHVVNFDLPEEPESYVHRIGRTARAGKSGFAIALVDPSERAKLRSIEKLTGQRFDLKESEFAGAELAAMEEERARPPRQMQGRPSGKPGGQNRSGGRPGGNGGAANRSAKPEGARNSHRGGGRTTPRAVA, from the coding sequence TTGACCCATACCAGTTTCTCGACGCTCGGCCTGTCCGACGTCCTTCTCACCGCGCTTGCGCGTGCCGAAATCACCACGCCGACCCCGATCCAGGCGCAGGCCATTCCCGTCGTCCTCGAAGGCAAGGACGTCCTCGCCATCGCCCAGACCGGCACCGGCAAGACCGCCGCCTTCGCCCTCCCCGTCATCGACGCGCTTTTGAAGAGCGGCCGCCGCGCGCAGCCGAAAACGCCCGTCGCCGTCTTCCTCGCGCCGACCCGCGAGCTCGCCTCGCAGATCGCCGACAGCGTCAAGAACCTCCTCGCCGGCACGCCGCTGCGCCAGCACGTGATTTTTGGCGGCGTCTCCGCCCGGCCGCAGATCGAGGCCATGCGCCGCGGCGTCGACATCGTCATCGCCACGCCCGGCCGTCTGCTCGACCTCGTCGACCAGCAGGCGCTGTCGCTGGGCTCGGTCGAGCACATCGTCCTCGACGAGGCCGACCGCATGCTCGACATGGGCTTCGTGCGCGACGTCATGCGCATCGTGAAGTCGCTGCCGACCAAGCGCCAGTCGCTCCTGTTCTCGGCGACCATGCCGCAGAACGTCGAGGCGCTCGCCGCCAAGATCCTGAAGAACCCGGTTCGCGTCGAAGTGACGCCCGAGATCGTCACCGTCGAGAAGATCGACCAGAGCGCCTATCTCGTGCCGCAGAAGGCCAAGAAGCACTGGCTGGTGAAGCACCTCGCCAACCCGGCGCTCGACAAGGTCGTCGTCTTCACCCGCACCAAGCACGGCGCCAACCGTCTGTCGGAGGACCTGATCAAGGCCGGCATCGATTCCGCCGCGATCCACGGCAACAAGAGCCAGGCCGCCCGCCAGAAGGCGCTCGCCGCCTTCCATGCCGGCGAGACCCGGGTGCTCGTCGCCACCGACATCGTCGCCCGCGGCATCCACGTCAACGACATCAGCCATGTCGTGAACTTCGACCTGCCGGAAGAGCCGGAGAGCTACGTCCACCGCATCGGCCGCACCGCGCGCGCCGGCAAGTCGGGCTTTGCGATCGCGCTCGTCGATCCGTCCGAGCGGGCAAAGCTGCGCTCGATCGAAAAGCTTACGGGCCAGCGCTTCGACCTCAAGGAATCCGAGTTCGCCGGCGCCGAGCTCGCCGCCATGGAAGAGGAACGCGCCCGTCCGCCGCGCCAGATGCAGGGACGCCCGTCCGGCAAGCCCGGCGGCCAGAACCGCTCGGGCGGCCGTCCCGGCGGCAATGGCGGCGCGGCCAATCGCTCGGCCAAGCCCGAAGGCGCGCGCAACTCGCACCGCGGCGGCGGCCGCACCACCCCGCGCGCCGTCGCCTGA
- a CDS encoding polyhydroxyalkanoic acid system family protein, whose translation MPETIKIDIPHKLTREAARARIETSFSKLRDQALGGMVKFEDVWTGDRLNFRAKMLGQTVVGRLDVLDDSVHVEMDLPTILAAIAGKIKGHIAKGGQVLLEKK comes from the coding sequence ATGCCCGAGACGATCAAGATCGACATCCCGCACAAGCTGACGCGCGAGGCTGCGCGTGCCCGGATCGAGACGAGTTTCTCGAAACTCCGCGATCAGGCGCTGGGCGGCATGGTGAAGTTCGAGGACGTCTGGACCGGCGACCGGCTCAATTTCCGGGCGAAGATGCTCGGGCAGACCGTCGTCGGGCGGCTCGACGTGCTGGATGACAGCGTGCATGTCGAGATGGACCTGCCGACGATTCTCGCGGCCATCGCCGGCAAGATCAAGGGCCATATCGCCAAGGGCGGCCAGGTTCTTCTGGAAAAGAAGTAG
- a CDS encoding DUF1217 domain-containing protein, translating to MLSTLLNYRLYASDLTKSLQRVQADTQVANDTKYYDEKIGQVKTVDEFMSDTRLYNYALKAYGLEDQAGSKAFIRKVVESDLSDSTSFANALSDSRYRLFAEAFNFNKTAAVATVQSTGQKEAMVEAYSEHRVRQGAALALKTDYFESKIATIGSVDAFLNDSTLFEVAMLSIGADPALISKSYVRGVLTGATSDDAASSSDDKFFALADKMNFASDGSVTAGAPAMTAEKAERLVYDFNVARDNLASSQSAARETKYFLAKAATATAVGDLTGDPRIASYLVTAFRLDSTTSAAYIASILTSDPADPNSVLAKASTATPAQVDYKEKLVALNAAFTFTPQGTVPSGGNALAQPSGEAVTAKYHDSYQTAALAKDASKTETFTFLAVNIMSVGDLLAKSAVFGRDALDYVLKAFDIDPATASLTKIRRVLQSDVSDPESYVNKLGDKRYETLAAAFNFGADGKAATQRQVQSDDRITRVGTAYKASFGADLTDARKSLITEETKKYITAIGDAHKLDDVLASDTIIDFSLKAFGLEKEKLSADQLRKLLTSDLGDPKSYANAFNDSRYVDFAQSFNFDTDGLVTRGSDSIQQPALRLSTENKYLLTTMEQKAGETSEGARLALYFLRQAPTLTTPLKLLADSAILEVVKTALGLPSELSSLDVDKQVAIIEKKLDVKDLQDPKKLDKFIARFAALYDLNNADLTAGSPYLGLFSQPAGLLGVF from the coding sequence ATGCTTTCGACGCTCCTGAATTATCGGCTCTACGCGAGCGACCTGACGAAATCGCTGCAGCGCGTCCAGGCCGACACCCAGGTGGCCAACGATACGAAGTATTACGACGAGAAGATCGGCCAGGTAAAAACTGTCGACGAGTTCATGAGCGACACTCGCCTCTACAACTACGCGCTCAAGGCCTACGGACTGGAAGACCAGGCGGGGTCGAAGGCCTTCATCCGCAAGGTGGTCGAGAGCGACCTTTCCGATTCCACGTCCTTCGCCAACGCCCTGTCGGACTCGCGCTACCGTCTTTTCGCCGAGGCCTTCAACTTCAACAAGACGGCTGCCGTCGCGACCGTGCAGAGCACTGGTCAAAAGGAGGCCATGGTCGAGGCCTATTCGGAGCACCGTGTCCGCCAAGGTGCGGCGCTGGCACTGAAGACGGACTATTTCGAAAGCAAGATCGCCACCATCGGCTCGGTTGACGCGTTCCTGAACGACTCCACTTTGTTCGAAGTCGCAATGCTCTCCATCGGTGCCGATCCGGCCCTGATCTCCAAATCCTACGTGCGCGGCGTCCTCACCGGCGCAACCAGCGACGACGCGGCGAGCAGCAGCGACGACAAGTTCTTCGCTCTCGCCGACAAGATGAACTTTGCCAGCGACGGTTCCGTCACGGCCGGCGCCCCCGCCATGACAGCGGAAAAGGCCGAGCGCCTCGTCTACGACTTCAACGTCGCGCGCGACAACCTGGCAAGTTCGCAGTCGGCGGCAAGGGAAACAAAGTACTTTCTTGCCAAGGCGGCGACGGCAACCGCCGTTGGCGACCTGACGGGCGATCCCCGCATAGCGAGCTATCTCGTCACCGCTTTCCGGCTGGATTCGACGACTTCCGCCGCCTATATCGCGAGTATCCTGACAAGCGACCCGGCGGATCCCAACAGCGTCCTCGCCAAGGCTTCAACGGCCACGCCGGCCCAGGTGGACTACAAGGAGAAGCTCGTCGCGCTGAACGCCGCCTTCACCTTTACTCCCCAGGGCACCGTGCCCTCGGGCGGCAATGCGCTTGCTCAGCCCTCGGGCGAAGCCGTGACCGCGAAATATCACGACAGCTACCAGACGGCCGCGCTCGCCAAGGACGCGTCCAAGACCGAGACCTTCACCTTCCTTGCCGTCAACATCATGTCGGTCGGTGACCTCCTGGCCAAGAGTGCCGTCTTCGGCCGCGACGCCCTCGACTATGTCCTCAAGGCTTTCGACATCGATCCGGCAACGGCCAGCCTGACGAAGATCAGGCGGGTTTTGCAAAGCGACGTCTCGGACCCCGAGAGCTACGTCAACAAGCTTGGCGACAAGCGTTACGAAACCTTGGCGGCGGCCTTCAACTTTGGCGCGGACGGCAAGGCCGCGACGCAGCGGCAGGTGCAGTCCGATGACCGCATCACGAGGGTGGGAACGGCCTACAAGGCAAGCTTCGGTGCCGATCTGACGGATGCGAGGAAGTCGCTCATCACCGAGGAAACGAAGAAATACATCACGGCGATCGGCGATGCGCACAAGCTCGACGATGTACTGGCAAGCGACACCATCATCGACTTTTCCCTGAAGGCGTTCGGCCTGGAGAAGGAAAAGCTGAGCGCCGACCAGTTGCGCAAGCTCCTGACAAGCGATCTCGGCGATCCCAAGAGCTACGCCAACGCGTTCAACGACAGCCGCTACGTCGACTTCGCCCAGTCCTTCAACTTCGACACCGATGGTCTGGTCACGCGCGGCAGCGACAGCATCCAGCAGCCGGCGCTTCGCCTGTCGACGGAGAACAAGTACCTTCTCACGACCATGGAGCAGAAGGCGGGGGAGACGAGCGAGGGCGCCCGGCTGGCGTTGTATTTCCTGCGTCAGGCGCCGACGCTGACGACGCCGCTGAAGCTTCTAGCCGATTCCGCCATCCTCGAAGTCGTGAAGACCGCGCTCGGCCTTCCGAGCGAGCTCTCATCGCTCGACGTCGACAAGCAGGTGGCGATCATCGAGAAGAAGCTCGACGTGAAGGATCTGCAGGATCCCAAGAAGCTCGACAAGTTCATCGCGCGCTTCGCCGCCCTGTACGACCTCAACAACGCCGACCTGACTGCAGGCTCGCCCTATCTCGGTCTCTTCTCGCAACCGGCCGGTCTCCTCGGCGTCTTCTGA
- a CDS encoding rod-binding protein produces MTPLSAIRPTPPTEAPKPAARAVATEATKRFDDAVASAATTGAAAAPHEPSISKVYRGSRSGVMPPSQQFESFVLRSFVESMLPQEESEYFGTGTAGKIWKSMLAERIGDEMAKDGGIGIADMIDKHGTKAKDVTDGQEKLARAGTMATGAAALKGLGLK; encoded by the coding sequence TTGACACCGCTGTCTGCGATCAGACCGACACCCCCCACCGAGGCCCCCAAGCCCGCGGCGCGGGCCGTCGCCACTGAAGCAACCAAGCGTTTCGACGATGCCGTCGCTTCCGCCGCGACGACCGGCGCCGCGGCGGCCCCGCACGAGCCGTCAATCTCGAAAGTCTATCGCGGGTCGCGCAGCGGCGTCATGCCACCTTCGCAGCAATTCGAAAGCTTCGTCCTGCGCAGCTTCGTTGAAAGCATGCTGCCGCAGGAAGAAAGCGAATATTTCGGCACCGGTACGGCCGGCAAGATCTGGAAGTCCATGTTGGCCGAGCGCATCGGCGACGAAATGGCCAAGGACGGCGGCATCGGCATCGCCGACATGATCGACAAGCACGGCACCAAGGCCAAGGACGTCACGGACGGACAGGAAAAGCTGGCCCGTGCCGGGACGATGGCGACTGGCGCCGCGGCCCTCAAGGGCCTCGGCTTGAAATGA
- a CDS encoding flagellar biosynthetic protein FliR encodes MNEEMTATILSLFVIFCRIGSCLMLLPGYSNVRIPAQIRLFVAFSIALAVSPGILPGLLPLMREAGDDVRLEIIVTEILNGMLIGLLGRVFMIALQFSANFVANAVGMGAAIGVALDEAEPAPALVSLITMTATVLIFSLNLHVEILKALVASYTAMPVSLGFTARAGLVALTDNLDETFMLCLRIASPFVIYGVIVNFAIGLANKMTPQIPIYFISLPFVIAGGLVLLAYSIGDYLTIFLVGFQQWILNG; translated from the coding sequence ATGAACGAGGAGATGACGGCGACGATCCTTTCGCTGTTTGTGATCTTCTGCCGGATCGGCAGCTGCCTGATGCTGCTGCCGGGCTATTCCAATGTCCGCATCCCCGCGCAGATCCGCCTGTTCGTCGCCTTCTCCATTGCCCTGGCGGTCTCGCCCGGAATCCTTCCCGGGCTCCTGCCGCTGATGCGGGAGGCGGGCGACGATGTCCGGCTCGAGATCATCGTCACCGAAATCCTGAACGGCATGCTGATCGGCCTTCTCGGCCGCGTCTTCATGATCGCGCTGCAGTTCTCCGCCAACTTTGTCGCAAACGCCGTTGGCATGGGCGCGGCGATCGGCGTGGCGCTCGACGAAGCGGAGCCTGCGCCTGCGCTGGTTTCGCTGATCACCATGACGGCGACGGTGCTGATCTTCTCGCTCAACCTGCATGTCGAAATCCTGAAGGCGCTGGTTGCGTCCTACACGGCCATGCCGGTGTCGCTCGGCTTTACCGCGCGCGCGGGGCTCGTCGCCCTGACCGATAATCTCGACGAGACATTCATGCTCTGCCTGAGGATCGCCAGCCCCTTCGTGATCTACGGCGTCATCGTCAACTTCGCCATCGGTCTTGCCAACAAGATGACGCCGCAGATTCCAATCTACTTCATCTCGCTGCCCTTCGTCATCGCCGGCGGGCTCGTCCTGCTCGCCTATTCGATCGGCGATTACCTCACCATCTTCCTCGTTGGCTTCCAGCAATGGATCCTGAACGGATGA
- the flhA gene encoding flagellar biosynthesis protein FlhA: MSLAEPLRLSPPIKAKSRRDIGFALAIVFIMAVLFVPIPAFLIDMGLVISIALSILILMVALWIEKPLDFSSFPTLLLLVTMLRLSLNVATTRVILSEGDQGHNAAGYVIGGFSQFVMGGDFVIGLVVFAILLTVNFLVITKGATRIAEVGARFTLDAIPGKQMAIDADLSAGLIDERQAQIRRRELEEESSFFGSMDGASKFVRGDAIAGLIITAVNIFGGIIIGITRHGMDAGEAADIYTKLSVGDGLVTQIPALIVSLAAGLLVSKGGTRGAVEMGIITQLGYYPRAMMVASAMMGVLAILPGLPFLPFFVVSVILGLVAYTVPRNRAAAERLVAVEKQQAEEQAVEVERQSVKESLRIVEVELVLGKQMAAHLAFSRDELANRVQKMRRRFASRFGFVVPEIKLSDDLSVDSKSYEIKVHGTTVATQALRLGDLLIVLGDSPVPDIPHDLTREPAFGLKAAWISDTFASAARRAGFEPVDTLSIVLTHLSEVIRNNLAHLLSYKDTRTLIDRLEPEYKRLIDEIVPAHMSFSGLQAVLKLLLAERVSIRNLTLILEAVAEIAPHVRRSEKIVEHVRTRMAQQICGDLLHKGQLAVLRLGNRWDLVFHQALKRDAKGDVIEFDIDPRLVEQFAAEATKVIREKTDQGENFVLVAAPDARPYVRMMIERIFVNLPVLSHLEIARGIDIKALGSIA; the protein is encoded by the coding sequence ATGTCGCTAGCCGAACCACTGAGGCTCAGCCCGCCGATCAAGGCCAAGAGCCGCCGCGATATCGGTTTCGCGCTGGCCATCGTCTTCATCATGGCGGTGCTCTTTGTTCCGATCCCCGCCTTCCTGATCGACATGGGCCTCGTCATCTCGATCGCGCTGTCGATCCTGATCCTGATGGTCGCGCTGTGGATCGAGAAGCCGCTCGACTTCTCCTCCTTCCCGACGCTGCTGCTGCTCGTGACGATGCTGCGCCTGTCGCTGAACGTCGCCACGACCCGCGTCATCCTCTCCGAAGGCGACCAGGGCCACAACGCCGCCGGCTACGTCATCGGCGGCTTCTCGCAGTTCGTCATGGGCGGCGACTTCGTCATCGGCCTCGTCGTCTTCGCCATCCTCCTCACGGTCAACTTTCTCGTCATCACCAAGGGTGCGACGCGTATCGCCGAAGTCGGCGCGCGCTTCACCCTCGACGCGATCCCCGGCAAGCAGATGGCGATCGACGCCGATCTCTCCGCCGGCCTCATCGACGAGCGCCAGGCCCAGATCCGCCGCCGCGAGCTCGAGGAAGAAAGCTCCTTCTTCGGGTCGATGGACGGTGCCTCGAAATTCGTGCGCGGCGACGCGATCGCCGGCCTCATCATCACCGCGGTCAACATCTTCGGCGGCATCATCATCGGCATCACCCGCCACGGCATGGATGCCGGCGAGGCGGCCGACATCTACACCAAGCTGTCGGTCGGCGACGGTCTCGTCACGCAGATCCCCGCGCTCATCGTTTCGCTGGCCGCCGGTCTTCTCGTCTCCAAGGGCGGCACGCGCGGCGCCGTGGAAATGGGGATCATCACCCAGCTCGGCTACTATCCGCGCGCCATGATGGTCGCCTCGGCGATGATGGGCGTTCTGGCTATTCTGCCGGGCCTGCCGTTCCTTCCGTTCTTCGTCGTCTCCGTCATCCTCGGTCTCGTCGCCTACACCGTCCCGCGCAACCGCGCTGCTGCCGAGCGCCTCGTCGCGGTCGAGAAACAGCAGGCCGAGGAGCAGGCGGTCGAGGTCGAGCGCCAGTCGGTGAAGGAATCGCTGCGCATCGTGGAGGTCGAGCTGGTGCTCGGCAAGCAGATGGCCGCGCACCTCGCCTTCTCGCGCGACGAACTGGCCAACCGCGTGCAGAAGATGCGCCGCCGCTTCGCCTCGCGCTTCGGCTTCGTGGTGCCGGAGATCAAGCTCAGCGATGACCTGTCGGTCGATTCCAAGTCCTACGAGATCAAGGTGCACGGCACGACCGTCGCCACCCAGGCGCTGAGGCTCGGCGACCTCCTGATCGTCCTCGGCGATTCGCCGGTGCCCGACATCCCGCACGACCTGACGCGCGAGCCGGCCTTCGGCCTGAAGGCCGCCTGGATTTCCGACACCTTCGCCTCGGCGGCCCGCCGGGCCGGATTCGAGCCGGTGGACACGCTGTCGATCGTTCTCACGCATCTGTCCGAGGTCATCCGCAACAATCTGGCGCATCTCCTCTCCTACAAGGATACGCGCACGCTGATCGACCGGCTGGAGCCTGAGTACAAGCGGCTGATCGACGAAATCGTCCCGGCGCACATGTCGTTCAGCGGCCTGCAGGCGGTGTTGAAACTGCTCCTTGCCGAGCGCGTCTCCATCCGTAACCTGACCCTCATTCTCGAGGCGGTGGCCGAGATCGCGCCGCATGTCCGGCGCTCGGAGAAGATCGTCGAGCATGTGCGCACACGAATGGCGCAACAGATCTGCGGCGACCTCCTGCACAAGGGCCAACTCGCCGTCCTTCGCCTCGGCAATCGCTGGGACCTCGTCTTCCACCAGGCATTGAAGCGTGACGCCAAGGGCGACGTGATCGAGTTCGACATCGATCCGCGCCTCGTCGAACAGTTCGCCGCCGAGGCGACGAAGGTCATTCGCGAAAAGACCGACCAGGGCGAGAACTTCGTCCTCGTCGCGGCTCCGGACGCACGACCCTATGTGCGCATGATGATCGAGCGCATCTTCGTCAACCTTCCGGTCCTGTCGCATCTCGAGATCGCGCGCGGCATCGACATCAAGGCGCTCGGATCGATCGCATGA
- a CDS encoding spore coat protein U domain-containing protein, producing MAFVLFGLSAIATAQAASCTVGIGDIDFGSVDSLYAAPVDSAASVHVDCDQVSAGASEVVVCIHFGAGSGGSEGGQRKMVSGNRTLGFQLYQDANRSVPWGGDDARGIGPPRRVVVPVSGETASTSIDVYARVFGSQSTAAVGSYASSFAGTDASFGFAEGALDCAAPGGAGSGQTAFAVAATVSANCMVETTDIDFGQHGIIDRDIDAEGAIDVTCTPDAGYFVTLGPGLGGGNDPEQRILRSGSDVATYGLYLDAARSQPWGSSLETQLPGTGAGTRQTLPVYGRVPRQAVRPGSYSDTVAVTITYGAAPGV from the coding sequence ATGGCATTCGTCCTTTTTGGCCTGTCGGCAATCGCGACGGCGCAAGCGGCATCCTGCACGGTCGGTATCGGCGACATCGACTTCGGCTCGGTCGACAGCCTCTACGCCGCTCCGGTCGATTCTGCTGCGAGCGTTCATGTCGACTGCGACCAGGTTTCCGCGGGAGCGTCCGAGGTCGTCGTCTGCATCCATTTCGGCGCGGGTAGCGGCGGATCCGAGGGCGGGCAGCGAAAAATGGTGTCGGGCAACCGGACCCTCGGTTTCCAGCTCTACCAGGACGCAAACCGGAGCGTGCCGTGGGGCGGCGACGATGCCCGCGGTATCGGCCCGCCGCGCCGTGTCGTGGTGCCCGTGTCCGGGGAGACGGCGTCGACGTCGATCGACGTCTACGCACGGGTGTTCGGCAGCCAGTCGACGGCGGCAGTCGGCAGCTATGCCAGTTCCTTCGCGGGCACAGATGCCTCCTTCGGTTTTGCCGAAGGCGCTCTCGACTGCGCCGCGCCCGGCGGCGCCGGATCCGGCCAGACAGCTTTCGCCGTGGCGGCGACGGTGTCGGCCAACTGCATGGTCGAGACCACCGACATCGACTTCGGCCAGCACGGCATCATCGACCGCGATATCGACGCCGAAGGCGCCATCGACGTCACCTGCACGCCCGATGCCGGCTATTTCGTAACGCTCGGGCCGGGCCTTGGCGGCGGTAACGATCCCGAGCAGCGGATCCTCCGATCGGGCAGCGATGTGGCGACATACGGGCTCTATCTCGATGCCGCGCGCAGCCAGCCCTGGGGAAGCTCGCTCGAAACGCAGCTGCCGGGAACCGGCGCGGGAACGAGACAGACGCTGCCCGTGTACGGTCGCGTGCCGCGCCAGGCGGTGAGGCCCGGCTCCTATTCCGACACGGTTGCCGTCACCATCACCTATGGCGCCGCGCCCGGCGTCTGA